One Streptomyces sp. ML-6 genomic region harbors:
- a CDS encoding aspartate-semialdehyde dehydrogenase, producing the protein MTARRPSLAVVGATGAAGGVMLQILSQHADVWGEVKLIASPRSAGRKLVVRGEESEVLELSEDVFDGVDVALFLVPGDVAERWAPIAAAKGAVVVDDSAAFRMASDVPLVVPEVNPHAVRIRPRGIVASPNCTTLSLIVAIGALHAEFGVRELIVSSYQAVSAAGRDGVATLREQLATVAGTELGTRPGDVRRALGDAGNGPFAAPVALNVVPWAGTGAGDGWSSEELAIREECRKILDLPTLRVAATCVYVPVVATHSMSVHARFESEVEVDRAHEILATAPGVVLYDNPAAGDFPTPSDVVGTDPTWVGRVRRSMDDPRCLELFVCGDNLRKGAALNVAQIAESVAAEFPRV; encoded by the coding sequence ATGACCGCGCGCCGCCCTTCGCTCGCGGTCGTCGGGGCGACCGGGGCGGCCGGCGGCGTCATGCTCCAGATCCTTTCGCAGCACGCGGACGTCTGGGGCGAGGTGAAGCTGATCGCCTCGCCGCGCTCGGCCGGTCGCAAGCTGGTCGTGCGCGGCGAGGAGAGCGAGGTCCTCGAACTCTCCGAGGACGTCTTCGACGGTGTGGACGTGGCGCTGTTCCTGGTGCCGGGCGACGTCGCCGAGCGGTGGGCGCCGATCGCCGCCGCCAAGGGCGCGGTCGTCGTCGACGACTCCGCCGCCTTCCGGATGGCCTCCGACGTCCCGCTGGTCGTGCCCGAGGTCAACCCGCACGCCGTACGGATCAGGCCGCGCGGCATCGTCGCGAGCCCGAACTGCACCACGCTCTCGCTGATCGTCGCGATCGGCGCGCTGCACGCCGAGTTCGGGGTGCGGGAGCTGATCGTCTCCTCGTACCAGGCGGTGAGCGCGGCGGGACGCGACGGCGTCGCCACGTTGCGCGAGCAGCTGGCGACGGTCGCGGGTACGGAACTGGGCACGAGGCCCGGGGACGTGCGCCGGGCGCTGGGCGACGCGGGAAACGGCCCCTTCGCCGCCCCGGTGGCCCTCAACGTGGTGCCCTGGGCGGGCACCGGGGCAGGGGACGGCTGGTCGTCGGAGGAACTGGCGATCCGCGAGGAGTGCCGCAAGATCCTGGACCTGCCGACCCTCCGGGTGGCGGCGACCTGTGTGTACGTACCCGTCGTCGCGACGCACTCGATGTCCGTCCACGCCAGGTTCGAGAGCGAGGTCGAGGTCGACCGGGCCCACGAGATCCTGGCGACGGCGCCGGGCGTGGTGCTGTACGACAACCCGGCGGCGGGGGACTTCCCGACGCCGTCCGACGTCGTCGGTACCGATCCCACCTGGGTCGGACGAGTGCGCAGGTCGATGGACGATCCCCGGTGCCTGGAACTGTTCGTCTGCGGCGACAACCTCCGCAAGGGAGCCGCGCTGAACGTGGCCCAGATCGCCGAGTCGGTGGCCGCGGAGTTCCCCCGTGTCTGA
- a CDS encoding aspartate kinase, producing the protein MGLVVQKYGGSSVADAEGIKRVAKRIVDAKKSGNQVVVVVSAMGDTTDELIDLAEQVSPIPAGREFDMLLTAGERISMALLAMAIKNLGHEAQSFTGSQAGVITDSVHNKARIIDVTPGRIRTALDEGNIAIVAGFQGVSQDKKDITTLGRGGSDTTAVALAAALDAEVCEIYTDVDGVFTADPRVVKKARKIDWISFEDMLELAASGSKVLLHRCVEYARRYNIPIHVRSSFSGLRGTWVSNEPQGDQKVEHAIISGVAHDVSEAKITVVGVPDKPGEAAAIFRTIANAEINIDMVVQNVSAASTGLTDISFTLPKAEGRKAIDALERNRGGIGFESLRYDDQIAKISLVGAGMKTNPGVTAGFFEALSDAGVNIELISTSEIRISVVTRADDVTEAVRAVHTAFGLDSDSDEAVVYGGTGR; encoded by the coding sequence GTGGGCCTTGTCGTGCAGAAGTACGGAGGCTCCTCCGTAGCCGATGCCGAGGGCATCAAGCGCGTCGCCAAGCGAATCGTCGATGCCAAGAAGAGCGGCAACCAGGTGGTTGTCGTGGTGTCCGCGATGGGCGACACGACGGACGAGTTGATCGATCTCGCCGAGCAGGTATCGCCGATACCCGCGGGGCGTGAGTTCGACATGCTGCTGACCGCCGGAGAGCGGATCTCCATGGCCCTGCTGGCGATGGCGATCAAAAACCTGGGCCACGAGGCCCAGTCGTTCACCGGCAGCCAGGCGGGCGTCATCACCGACTCGGTCCACAACAAGGCGCGCATCATCGATGTGACGCCGGGCCGTATCCGTACGGCGCTGGACGAGGGGAACATCGCGATCGTCGCGGGGTTCCAGGGCGTGTCCCAGGACAAGAAGGACATCACCACCCTCGGCCGGGGCGGATCCGACACCACCGCGGTCGCGCTCGCCGCCGCGCTGGACGCCGAGGTCTGCGAGATCTACACCGATGTGGACGGGGTCTTCACCGCCGACCCGCGGGTCGTGAAGAAGGCCCGGAAGATCGACTGGATCTCCTTCGAGGACATGCTGGAGCTGGCCGCGTCCGGCTCCAAGGTGCTGCTGCACCGGTGCGTGGAGTACGCACGCCGCTACAACATCCCGATCCACGTCCGCTCCTCCTTCTCCGGACTGCGCGGAACCTGGGTCAGCAACGAACCGCAAGGGGACCAGAAGGTGGAGCACGCGATCATCTCCGGAGTCGCCCATGACGTCTCCGAGGCCAAGATCACCGTCGTCGGCGTGCCGGACAAGCCGGGCGAGGCCGCCGCGATCTTCCGCACGATCGCGAACGCGGAGATCAACATCGACATGGTGGTGCAGAACGTCTCCGCCGCGTCGACCGGTCTGACCGACATCTCGTTCACGCTGCCCAAGGCCGAGGGCCGCAAGGCCATCGACGCCCTGGAGCGCAACCGCGGCGGCATCGGTTTCGAGTCGCTGCGCTACGACGACCAGATCGCGAAGATCTCCCTGGTCGGCGCCGGCATGAAGACCAACCCGGGGGTCACGGCGGGCTTCTTCGAGGCGCTGTCGGACGCCGGCGTGAACATCGAGCTGATCTCGACGTCCGAGATCCGCATCTCGGTGGTCACCCGTGCCGACGACGTCACCGAGGCCGTGCGCGCCGTGCACACCGCCTTCGGCCTGGACAGCGACTCCGACGAGGCCGTCGTCTACGGAGGCACCGGCCGATGA
- a CDS encoding LamG domain-containing protein, translating into MREVSGAGRRRTARLGALSLVTAAMLAAQGVTVAVADPTPDESWASGLETGGRACGAGEAKAYVRTLPPLRAVLSDPGHGGQPDAPSIVAEFELWWAADGGIERRQLTTLAKPQGSGFSWHLPEEIAIPTDTVVSWHVRALSGGKVSPWSSDGSGTACEFVYDREAPEQPVVSSDDYPDNDAWTDGVGVHGTFHLDSPSDDVVFYRYIFGGGRQLTVPASGPDGAADIDYLPESPGLHTLEVQAFDRAGNGSAPVNYQFRVGSGRAPAAHWKLADAAGSRTAAAEAGPAARVGAGATFGAAAPSGTDVTSTVALDGTGHGFVTPDTTIVATDRTFSVGAWVRPTAVDGTRTVVSQDTGQGPAFTLGLGQADGKPVWSFGLGGTRLTGGEPEAGQWAHVLGRYDARTGTARLYVNGRAVGEEQPVTPASGDGDFQIGRAQGAAGYRDRWQGEVGDVRVHDRVVVPAEVAELAARKAQLLGHWGLETAPGGVSAESNGGQPLKLGPGASVRRFDEPCDPLDPDCDPGDWPLEGEGHLLLDGVSGHAATENPVVDTGGSFSVSATVRLADQEPARLMTVLSQGGAHGDAFKVRYRPSTRSWELVMSHADEPGAAETVVAQYTEPDGGFGAGHRIAVVHDDAMNRITLYVDGYAETAGTAEFRDGWTSSGGLQVGRGRTAEGWGEYLHGAVDQVRAFSGALTAAEVAMLR; encoded by the coding sequence ATGCGTGAAGTCAGTGGTGCGGGCCGTCGAAGAACGGCGCGGCTCGGGGCGTTGTCGCTGGTCACAGCGGCCATGCTGGCGGCGCAGGGGGTGACGGTCGCGGTTGCCGATCCGACTCCGGACGAGTCGTGGGCCTCGGGGCTGGAGACCGGCGGCCGGGCGTGTGGGGCGGGGGAGGCCAAGGCGTATGTCCGCACCCTGCCGCCGTTGCGTGCCGTGCTGTCGGACCCGGGGCACGGCGGACAGCCGGACGCGCCTTCGATCGTGGCCGAGTTCGAGCTGTGGTGGGCGGCCGACGGTGGCATCGAGCGGCGGCAGTTGACCACACTCGCCAAGCCCCAGGGCTCGGGGTTCTCCTGGCATCTGCCCGAGGAGATCGCGATCCCGACCGACACCGTGGTCTCGTGGCATGTGCGTGCCCTCAGCGGGGGAAAGGTCTCGCCCTGGAGCTCCGACGGGTCGGGCACGGCCTGCGAGTTCGTGTACGACAGGGAAGCACCCGAGCAGCCCGTGGTGTCGTCGGACGACTACCCGGACAACGACGCATGGACGGACGGGGTCGGTGTCCACGGGACCTTCCATCTCGATTCGCCGTCCGACGACGTCGTTTTCTACCGTTACATCTTCGGGGGCGGTCGACAGCTGACCGTCCCGGCATCCGGGCCGGACGGCGCTGCCGACATCGACTACCTTCCGGAGTCGCCGGGGCTGCACACCCTGGAGGTCCAGGCGTTCGACCGCGCGGGCAACGGCAGCGCACCGGTGAACTACCAGTTCCGGGTGGGTTCCGGGCGGGCGCCGGCCGCGCACTGGAAGCTGGCCGACGCGGCCGGCTCACGAACCGCAGCCGCCGAGGCCGGCCCAGCGGCCCGCGTCGGCGCCGGGGCCACGTTCGGCGCGGCCGCTCCGTCCGGTACGGACGTGACGTCCACGGTGGCGCTGGACGGCACGGGGCACGGCTTCGTGACGCCGGACACCACGATTGTCGCGACGGACCGGACGTTCTCGGTGGGCGCCTGGGTACGGCCGACCGCGGTGGACGGCACGCGGACCGTCGTCAGCCAGGACACCGGGCAGGGGCCGGCGTTCACGCTGGGGCTGGGGCAGGCCGACGGCAAGCCCGTCTGGTCGTTCGGCCTCGGCGGCACGCGGCTGACCGGTGGTGAGCCCGAGGCGGGGCAGTGGGCGCATGTGCTCGGCCGGTACGACGCCCGGACGGGCACGGCCCGGCTGTACGTCAACGGCAGGGCCGTGGGCGAGGAACAGCCCGTGACCCCGGCCTCGGGGGACGGAGACTTCCAGATCGGCCGGGCGCAGGGCGCGGCCGGATACCGGGACCGCTGGCAGGGCGAGGTCGGTGACGTGCGGGTCCATGACCGGGTGGTGGTGCCGGCCGAGGTCGCGGAACTCGCAGCCCGGAAGGCGCAGCTGCTGGGCCACTGGGGACTGGAGACGGCCCCCGGGGGCGTCAGCGCGGAGTCGAACGGCGGGCAGCCGCTGAAGCTCGGTCCGGGCGCCTCGGTCCGCCGGTTCGACGAGCCCTGCGACCCGCTGGACCCCGACTGCGATCCCGGGGACTGGCCGCTCGAGGGCGAGGGACATCTGCTGCTGGACGGGGTCTCCGGACACGCGGCCACGGAGAATCCGGTCGTGGACACCGGTGGCAGCTTCAGCGTGAGCGCGACCGTGCGGCTGGCCGACCAGGAGCCGGCCCGCCTCATGACCGTCCTCTCCCAGGGAGGGGCGCACGGCGACGCCTTCAAGGTGCGTTACCGGCCGTCGACCCGCAGCTGGGAACTGGTGATGTCCCACGCGGACGAGCCGGGGGCCGCCGAGACGGTGGTCGCCCAGTACACGGAGCCGGACGGCGGTTTCGGCGCGGGGCACCGCATCGCCGTCGTCCACGACGACGCGATGAACCGGATCACGCTCTACGTGGACGGCTACGCCGAGACGGCGGGCACCGCCGAGTTCCGTGACGGCTGGACGAGCAGTGGCGGCCTCCAGGTCGGCCGGGGGCGTACGGCCGAGGGATGGGGCGAGTACCTGCACGGCGCCGTCGACCAGGTCCGGGCCTTCTCCGGTGCGCTCACGGCCGCCGAGGTCGCCATGCTGAGGTAG
- a CDS encoding DUF5063 domain-containing protein, which yields MSDATLNSVTQDPDDFAVQIADQIKTFIVAVTEVSKVEEPEEAVPVLLLQVSQLLLAGGRLGAYEDIVPDERYEPDLGAEPDADRLRERFATLLEPIDVYSEVFDPYEPRKAPVPARISDDLADLITDLRHGLAHYEEDRTTEALWWWQFSYFSNWGSTASAALRALQSLIAHIRLNQPLQELDGLDTDSETLDDDLAEEAGRVMAEEIAGPLGLRPVQ from the coding sequence ATGTCTGACGCCACGCTGAACTCCGTCACGCAGGACCCGGACGACTTCGCCGTCCAGATCGCCGACCAGATCAAGACGTTCATCGTCGCGGTCACCGAGGTGTCCAAGGTCGAGGAGCCCGAGGAGGCCGTCCCCGTCCTGCTGCTCCAGGTCTCCCAGCTCCTGCTGGCCGGCGGCCGGCTGGGCGCGTACGAGGACATCGTCCCCGACGAGCGCTACGAGCCGGACCTCGGCGCGGAACCGGACGCGGACCGGCTGCGCGAGCGGTTCGCCACCCTGCTGGAGCCGATCGACGTCTACTCCGAGGTCTTCGACCCGTACGAGCCCCGCAAGGCCCCCGTCCCGGCCCGGATCTCCGACGACCTGGCCGACCTGATCACCGACCTGCGCCACGGTCTGGCCCACTACGAGGAGGACCGCACGACCGAGGCCCTGTGGTGGTGGCAGTTCTCCTACTTCTCCAACTGGGGCTCCACCGCCTCCGCCGCCCTGCGCGCCCTCCAGTCCCTGATCGCCCACATCCGCCTCAACCAGCCCCTCCAGGAGCTGGACGGCCTGGACACGGACTCGGAGACCCTCGACGACGACCTCGCCGAGGAGGCGGGCCGCGTGATGGCCGAGGAGATCGCGGGCCCCCTGGGACTGCGCCCGGTGCAGTAG
- the recR gene encoding recombination mediator RecR — translation MYEGVVQDLIDELGRLPGVGPKSAQRIAFHVLQAEPTDVRRLAHALLEVKDKVRFCTVCGNVAQQEQCNICRDTRRDPSVICVVEEPKDVVAIERTREFRGRYHVLGGAISPIEGVGPDDLRIRELLARLADGSITELILATDPNLEGEATATYLARMVKPMGLRVTRLASGLPVGGDLEYADEVTLGRAFEGRRLLDV, via the coding sequence TTGTACGAAGGCGTGGTTCAGGACCTCATCGACGAACTGGGCAGGCTGCCCGGTGTCGGTCCCAAGAGCGCCCAGCGGATCGCCTTCCACGTCCTGCAGGCCGAACCGACCGATGTGCGTCGCCTCGCCCATGCCCTCCTGGAGGTCAAGGACAAGGTGCGGTTCTGCACGGTCTGCGGCAACGTCGCCCAGCAGGAGCAGTGCAACATCTGCCGCGACACCCGCCGGGACCCGTCGGTGATCTGCGTGGTCGAGGAGCCGAAGGACGTCGTCGCGATCGAGCGGACCCGTGAGTTCCGCGGCCGGTACCACGTCCTGGGCGGCGCGATCAGCCCGATCGAGGGCGTCGGCCCGGACGACCTGCGCATCCGGGAACTGCTCGCCCGGCTCGCCGACGGCTCGATCACGGAGCTGATCCTGGCGACCGACCCCAACCTGGAGGGCGAGGCCACCGCCACGTACCTGGCGCGGATGGTCAAGCCGATGGGCCTCCGCGTCACCAGGCTGGCCAGCGGTCTGCCGGTGGGCGGCGACCTGGAGTACGCGGACGAGGTGACCCTGGGCCGCGCCTTCGAGGGGAGGCGGCTGCTCGATGTGTGA
- a CDS encoding YbaB/EbfC family nucleoid-associated protein translates to MIPGGGQPNMQQLLQQAQKMQQDLAAAQEELAGTEVEGQAGGGLVKATVTGSGELRNLVIDPKAVDPEDTETLADLVVAAVQAANENAQQLQQQKLGPLAQGLGGMPGLPF, encoded by the coding sequence GTGATTCCCGGTGGTGGTCAGCCCAACATGCAGCAGCTGCTGCAGCAGGCTCAGAAGATGCAGCAGGACCTCGCCGCGGCCCAGGAGGAACTGGCCGGGACCGAGGTCGAGGGCCAGGCGGGTGGCGGTCTCGTGAAGGCGACCGTGACCGGTTCCGGCGAGCTCCGCAACCTGGTGATCGACCCGAAGGCCGTCGACCCGGAGGACACCGAGACGCTCGCGGACCTCGTCGTCGCCGCGGTCCAGGCGGCGAACGAGAACGCGCAGCAGCTCCAGCAGCAGAAGCTGGGCCCGCTCGCCCAGGGCCTGGGCGGCATGCCCGGCCTCCCCTTCTGA
- a CDS encoding SLATT domain-containing protein → MSQPEMQPEGPSRKEPGPAGSGSGAHDRAAREALDPRDARGRDLTGTPFPLGDWGEPADRLDELYRWVEADALRTADWYLNDRVWKRRGARALRIGTALGAVAGAALPLLDLTGALAGAAGWGYLSLLLGAACMACDRYFGLTSGWIRNLATAQAVQRRLQVLQFDWASECVREVLGPAEGTASEAAERCLGVLRRFSEDVTDLVRTETADWMVEFRSGPAPMGMQALASVAGNGGRADQGVLPGRFPLQTMARPNMPRQRPPESPR, encoded by the coding sequence GTGAGCCAGCCGGAGATGCAGCCCGAGGGGCCGTCCCGCAAGGAGCCCGGTCCGGCCGGCTCGGGCTCCGGCGCGCACGACCGGGCCGCCCGGGAGGCCCTGGACCCCCGGGACGCCCGGGGCAGGGATCTGACCGGTACGCCGTTTCCGCTCGGTGACTGGGGCGAACCCGCCGACCGCCTCGACGAGCTGTACCGCTGGGTCGAGGCCGACGCGTTGCGCACCGCCGACTGGTATCTGAACGACCGGGTGTGGAAGCGGCGCGGGGCCCGGGCACTGCGGATCGGCACCGCGCTCGGGGCGGTCGCGGGCGCCGCGCTGCCGCTGCTCGATCTGACCGGGGCGCTGGCCGGGGCGGCGGGCTGGGGCTACCTGTCGTTGCTGCTGGGCGCGGCGTGCATGGCGTGCGACCGGTACTTCGGCCTGACCTCGGGCTGGATAAGGAATCTCGCCACCGCCCAGGCCGTGCAACGGCGCCTCCAGGTGCTGCAGTTCGACTGGGCGTCGGAGTGCGTGCGGGAAGTGCTCGGCCCGGCGGAGGGTACGGCCAGCGAGGCGGCCGAGCGGTGCCTCGGGGTACTGCGGCGGTTCTCGGAGGACGTCACGGATCTGGTGCGCACCGAGACCGCGGACTGGATGGTGGAGTTCCGCTCCGGGCCCGCCCCGATGGGGATGCAGGCGCTCGCCTCGGTGGCCGGTAACGGCGGGCGCGCGGATCAGGGCGTGCTGCCGGGGCGGTTCCCGTTACAGACAATGGCCCGGCCGAACATGCCGCGCCAACGGCCCCCGGAGTCCCCCCGCTAG